In one Denitratisoma sp. genomic region, the following are encoded:
- a CDS encoding TonB-dependent receptor encodes MHSLTRLAKRPLPFLIALLPFAVHAQENSLGEIVVSEPKIAVPLNSAGVGAAELQSLRPATSDTASLLRNTPGVSLYGAGGVSSLPAIHGLADDRLRIKVDGMDLIASCPNHMNPALSYIDPTNVGTLKVYAGITPVSVGGDSLGGTIVAETPAPEFAAPGQGSLVKGQAGAFYRSNGNARGGNVTATIATENVSVTYSGALSESGNYTSGGNFRTTTATGRPGHTLSRDEVGSTAYKTANHTLGVALKHANHLVEAKLGYQDMPYQLYPNQRMDMLENTQHRLNLRYLGRFDWGGLEARAYHEKVDHFMDFGDDKRYWYGSLSGAGTPCSPIRFAGDPAGTCAAGMPMYTEGKTSGASLKADIALSQRDLLRVGGELQRYRLDDWWPASGGGMGPGTFWNIKDGERDRTALFGEWEARPGPQWMTLLGVRYERVRSDAGDVRGYRTTAGAPGSQIADAARFNARDHGRNDDNWDFTALARYTVDATRDIEFGLARKVRSPNLYERYTWSTWPMAATMNNFVGDGNGYIGNPDLKPEKAHTLSATFDWHAADRSWEFKATPYYTRVSDYVDAVRCTTALLPGSSCPAVNAATNQFVQLRYANQSARLYGLDLSGHVPLGKTGWGAWGLKGLLNYANGRNRDSGDGLYNIMPMNARITLTQQVGGWDNGIELVMVKAKNGVSDVRNEIRTDGYSLVNLRASHSWKQTRVDFGIENLFDKSYDLPLGGAYTAQGTTMSMNGIPWGIAVPGMGRSAYAGISVKF; translated from the coding sequence ATGCATAGCCTGACCCGCCTCGCCAAGAGGCCGTTGCCGTTCCTCATCGCCCTCCTGCCGTTCGCGGTGCATGCGCAGGAGAACAGCCTGGGCGAGATCGTGGTGTCCGAGCCGAAGATCGCGGTACCCCTGAATTCGGCGGGCGTCGGCGCGGCCGAGCTGCAGTCGCTGCGTCCGGCCACCAGCGACACCGCCAGCCTGCTGCGCAACACGCCGGGCGTCAGCCTCTACGGCGCCGGCGGCGTCTCCAGCCTGCCGGCGATCCACGGCCTCGCCGACGACCGCCTGCGCATCAAGGTCGACGGCATGGACCTGATCGCCTCCTGTCCCAATCACATGAATCCGGCGCTGTCGTACATCGACCCGACCAACGTCGGCACGCTGAAGGTGTATGCCGGCATCACGCCGGTGAGCGTTGGCGGGGACAGCCTCGGCGGCACCATCGTCGCCGAGACGCCGGCGCCGGAATTCGCCGCGCCGGGGCAGGGCAGCCTGGTCAAGGGGCAGGCGGGTGCGTTCTACCGCAGCAACGGTAACGCGCGCGGCGGCAACGTCACGGCCACCATCGCCACGGAGAACGTCAGCGTGACCTATTCCGGCGCGCTGAGCGAATCCGGCAATTACACGTCCGGCGGCAACTTCCGCACGACGACGGCGACCGGCCGCCCCGGCCACACGCTGTCGCGCGACGAGGTCGGCTCGACGGCCTACAAGACCGCCAACCACACGCTGGGCGTCGCGCTGAAGCACGCCAACCACCTCGTCGAGGCGAAGCTGGGCTACCAGGACATGCCCTACCAGCTCTATCCGAACCAGCGCATGGACATGCTCGAGAACACCCAGCACCGCCTGAACCTGCGCTACCTCGGCCGGTTCGACTGGGGCGGCCTGGAGGCGCGCGCCTATCACGAGAAGGTCGACCATTTCATGGATTTCGGCGACGACAAGCGCTATTGGTACGGCTCGCTCTCCGGCGCCGGTACGCCATGCTCGCCGATCCGCTTCGCCGGCGATCCGGCCGGCACCTGCGCCGCCGGCATGCCGATGTACACGGAAGGCAAGACCAGCGGCGCCTCGCTCAAGGCGGACATCGCCCTCTCGCAGCGGGACCTGCTGCGCGTCGGCGGCGAGCTGCAGCGCTACCGGCTCGACGACTGGTGGCCGGCCTCCGGCGGCGGCATGGGCCCCGGCACCTTCTGGAACATCAAGGACGGCGAGCGCGACCGCACGGCGCTGTTCGGCGAGTGGGAGGCGCGCCCCGGCCCGCAGTGGATGACCCTGCTCGGCGTGCGCTACGAGCGGGTGCGCTCGGACGCCGGCGACGTGCGGGGCTACCGCACGACGGCCGGCGCGCCGGGCAGCCAGATCGCCGATGCCGCGCGCTTCAACGCGCGCGACCATGGGCGCAACGACGACAACTGGGACTTCACCGCGCTGGCCCGCTACACGGTGGATGCGACGCGCGACATCGAGTTCGGCCTGGCCCGCAAGGTGCGCTCGCCGAACCTGTACGAGCGCTACACCTGGTCTACCTGGCCGATGGCGGCGACGATGAACAATTTCGTCGGCGACGGCAACGGCTACATCGGCAACCCCGACCTCAAGCCGGAGAAGGCGCACACCCTGAGCGCCACCTTCGACTGGCATGCGGCCGACCGCAGTTGGGAGTTCAAGGCGACGCCTTATTACACGCGCGTCAGCGACTACGTCGACGCCGTGCGCTGCACGACGGCCCTCCTGCCCGGCTCGTCCTGCCCGGCGGTGAACGCGGCGACCAACCAGTTCGTTCAACTGCGCTACGCCAACCAGTCGGCGCGCCTCTACGGACTGGACCTCTCGGGCCATGTGCCGCTCGGCAAGACCGGATGGGGGGCGTGGGGCCTGAAGGGCCTGCTCAACTATGCCAACGGCAGGAATCGCGACAGCGGCGACGGCCTCTACAACATCATGCCGATGAATGCCCGCATCACCCTCACGCAGCAGGTCGGCGGCTGGGACAATGGCATCGAGCTCGTGATGGTGAAGGCGAAGAACGGCGTCTCCGACGTGCGCAACGAGATCAGGACCGACGGCTACAGCCTGGTCAACCTGCGCGCCAGCCATTCCTGGAAGCAGACGCGGGTCGACTTCGGCATCGAGAACCTGTTCGACAAGTCCTACGACCTGCCGCTCGGCGGCGCCTATACCGCCCAGGGCACGACCATGAGCATGAACGGCATCCCCTGGGGCATCGCCGTGCCCGGCATGGGGCGTTCGGCCTATGCCGGCATCAGCGTGAAGTTCTAG
- the ylqF gene encoding ribosome biogenesis GTPase YlqF, with translation MSIQWFPGHMTSARKEAAKTMALTDVVIEVCDARLPEASSNPMIRELRLHRQRPCLKLLNKADLADPDVTQAWLDFYNGQPGVKAVAISCKQPGEAARVPALCRALAPHRKDTFKPLRMLIMGIPNVGKSTLMNALLKRRVAAVGDEPAVTKTQMSHDLGPTMTLTDTPGLMWPKIEHDSDGFMLAASHAIGRNAVIDSEVGIFLAGLLLQRYPALLAARYKIDVDGLDGVAAVEAIAKKRGCITKGRHAGELDLEKAAMILLTDYRGGKLGRISLETPASRAAMLAAAK, from the coding sequence ATGAGCATCCAATGGTTCCCCGGCCACATGACCTCGGCCCGCAAGGAAGCCGCCAAAACCATGGCGCTGACCGACGTGGTGATCGAGGTGTGCGATGCGCGCCTGCCGGAGGCCAGCAGCAACCCGATGATCCGCGAGCTGCGCCTGCACCGCCAGCGGCCCTGCCTCAAGCTGCTGAACAAGGCCGACCTCGCCGACCCGGACGTCACGCAGGCCTGGCTCGATTTCTACAACGGCCAGCCCGGCGTCAAGGCGGTGGCGATCTCCTGCAAGCAGCCGGGCGAGGCCGCGCGCGTGCCGGCCCTGTGCCGCGCGCTGGCGCCGCACCGCAAGGACACCTTCAAGCCGCTGCGCATGCTCATCATGGGCATCCCCAACGTCGGCAAGTCGACGCTGATGAACGCGCTCCTCAAGCGCCGCGTCGCCGCCGTCGGCGACGAGCCGGCGGTGACCAAGACGCAGATGAGCCACGACCTCGGCCCGACGATGACCCTCACCGACACGCCGGGCCTGATGTGGCCGAAGATCGAGCACGACAGCGACGGCTTCATGCTCGCCGCCAGCCACGCCATCGGCCGCAACGCCGTCATCGATTCCGAAGTGGGGATCTTCCTGGCCGGGCTGCTCCTGCAGCGCTACCCTGCCCTGCTCGCCGCGCGCTACAAGATCGACGTCGACGGCCTGGACGGCGTCGCCGCCGTCGAGGCCATCGCGAAGAAGCGCGGCTGCATCACGAAGGGCCGCCACGCCGGCGAACTCGACCTGGAAAAGGCCGCGATGATCCTGCTCAC
- a CDS encoding RNA-binding S4 domain-containing protein → MALHRFELRGEFIPLNDLLKLLGLVPSGGAAKAAIAEGAVVVDGEVETRIRRKLRAGAVVRFADEEIRVVGAGAHQPDTKRP, encoded by the coding sequence ATGGCTCTTCACCGCTTTGAACTCAGGGGAGAATTCATCCCCCTCAACGACCTCCTCAAGCTGCTCGGCCTGGTGCCCTCCGGCGGCGCCGCCAAGGCAGCGATCGCCGAGGGCGCCGTCGTCGTGGACGGCGAAGTCGAGACCCGCATCCGCCGCAAGCTGCGGGCGGGCGCGGTGGTGCGCTTCGCGGATGAGGAAATCCGCGTCGTCGGCGCCGGCGCCCACCAACCGGATACGAAACGCCCATGA
- a CDS encoding alpha/beta hydrolase: MNLQHHYVDFDDVRLHYVDAGDGPLMLFVHGFPEFWHAWQDQLEEFSRDRHAVALDLRGHNLSGKPTDVKAYRPKHLVADLRRLIDHLGGRPAIVVAHDWGGAAAWNLAAEHPEYVDKLVIINSPHPVTFARELRDSTAQQKASQYMLWLRKPGAAEKLLENDCARLAAMLAQSTADPRWLTPELLARYREAWTQPGAMDASLNFYRASPLHPPTPEEPGPSAIQLDPAAFTVRVPTLVIWGERDTALLPGLLDGLDPLVPQLTVKRIPDGTHWVIHERPEEVNRMIREFIGN, encoded by the coding sequence GTGAACCTTCAGCACCACTACGTCGACTTCGACGACGTCCGCCTGCACTACGTCGACGCCGGCGACGGCCCGCTCATGCTGTTCGTGCACGGCTTTCCCGAGTTCTGGCACGCCTGGCAGGACCAGCTGGAGGAATTCTCGCGCGACCGCCATGCCGTCGCCCTCGACCTGCGCGGCCACAACCTCTCCGGCAAACCCACCGACGTCAAGGCCTACCGGCCCAAGCACCTCGTCGCCGACCTGCGCCGGCTGATCGACCACCTCGGCGGCCGCCCCGCCATCGTCGTGGCCCACGACTGGGGCGGCGCCGCGGCGTGGAACCTCGCCGCCGAGCATCCGGAATACGTCGATAAGCTGGTCATCATCAACTCGCCGCACCCGGTGACCTTCGCCCGCGAGCTGCGCGACAGCACGGCCCAGCAGAAAGCCAGCCAGTACATGCTCTGGCTGCGAAAACCCGGCGCGGCGGAGAAGCTGCTGGAAAACGACTGCGCGCGACTCGCCGCCATGCTCGCGCAGTCGACCGCCGATCCGCGCTGGCTGACGCCCGAGCTGCTGGCGCGCTACCGCGAGGCGTGGACCCAGCCCGGCGCCATGGACGCCAGCCTGAACTTCTACCGCGCCTCTCCGCTGCACCCGCCCACCCCCGAGGAGCCCGGCCCCTCAGCCATTCAGCTCGACCCGGCCGCCTTCACGGTGCGCGTGCCGACCCTGGTGATCTGGGGCGAGCGCGACACCGCGCTCCTGCCCGGCCTCCTCGACGGCCTCGACCCCCTGGTGCCGCAGCTCACCGTCAAGCGCATCCCCGACGGCACGCACTGGGTCATCCACGAGCGGCCGGAGGAAGTTAACCGTATGATCCGGGAATTCATCGGAAACTGA
- a CDS encoding MaoC family dehydratase, with protein MPKITIKNLEELKQWVGKEVAVSDWLQVDQDRIDRFADATGDHQWIHVDPARAKAESPFGATIAHGYLTLSLLPHMMMETLDVQGGRMSINYGLNRVRFSAPVRAGDRIRSRFTLASLEDIPGGIQYAWHALVEIEGQHKPACAAEMIARRYD; from the coding sequence ATGCCCAAGATCACCATCAAGAACCTGGAAGAACTCAAGCAGTGGGTCGGCAAGGAAGTCGCCGTCAGCGACTGGCTGCAGGTCGACCAGGACCGCATCGACCGCTTCGCCGACGCCACCGGCGACCACCAGTGGATCCATGTCGACCCGGCGCGCGCCAAGGCCGAGTCGCCCTTCGGCGCGACCATCGCCCACGGCTACCTGACGCTCTCGCTGCTGCCGCACATGATGATGGAGACGCTCGACGTCCAGGGCGGCCGCATGAGCATCAACTACGGCCTCAACCGCGTGCGCTTCTCCGCCCCCGTCCGTGCCGGCGACCGCATCCGCAGCCGCTTCACCCTGGCCAGCCTGGAAGACATCCCCGGCGGCATCCAGTACGCCTGGCACGCCCTCGTCGAGATCGAAGGCCAGCACAAGCCCGCCTGCGCCGCCGAGATGATCGCGCGGCGCTACGACTGA